Proteins encoded in a region of the Dehalococcoidia bacterium genome:
- a CDS encoding thiamine pyrophosphate-requiring protein translates to MAASRQTRLSTGTALAEQTAETAEAFVEALIAHGVECLFLNPGTDTFPVQEALAKCAALGKPAPRTVLCLFEVVALAAAHGYYAATGRPQAVMVHVDVGTQNLGGTLHDAQRGHAAVLICAGRAPYTTDPALRGHRDGYIHWLQEQMDQHGIVRNYVKWDYELRRSEQIGEVVSRALQIAASDPPGPVYLTLPRENLMQTMPEGGAPAAGGGRPETAPPVRLGAGDPDALRDVARRLVQSERPLVIAGQSGRTEAGFRGLVRLAELLALPVVENRARVNFPSDHPLHQGYDVSRRLEQADLVLVLDQDVPYIPTRTAPAPDAAVIQIDIDPIKERIPLWSFPLTKAIRADSARALELLAEYAEPLVDEAARRRIAARRADCEAHHREQHAEWQAAARRAEHAAPIAPAWLAHCLGELSRETPDALFVDETVTNSGVLWQQTAANEPGRWFGSGGSGLGWGLGAALGVRLANPEKPVIAMVGDGSFVFGEPLAAFWAAQQQRAPFLAVIFNNACYNATKRPLVAAYPEGYSVARDEFIGIDLAPAPRYDLLAPAVGAHGERVEEPAEVLPALRRGLERVRAGQAAIVDVQLARP, encoded by the coding sequence ATGGCGGCGAGCAGGCAGACCAGGCTTTCCACGGGCACGGCGCTGGCCGAGCAGACGGCCGAGACGGCCGAGGCGTTCGTCGAGGCGCTGATCGCGCACGGCGTCGAGTGCCTCTTTCTCAACCCCGGCACCGACACCTTTCCCGTGCAGGAGGCGCTGGCGAAGTGCGCCGCGCTGGGCAAGCCCGCGCCGCGCACCGTGCTCTGCCTGTTCGAAGTCGTGGCGCTGGCGGCGGCGCACGGCTACTACGCCGCCACGGGACGGCCGCAGGCGGTGATGGTCCACGTCGATGTCGGCACGCAGAACCTGGGCGGCACGCTGCACGACGCGCAGCGCGGCCACGCGGCCGTGCTGATCTGCGCCGGCCGCGCCCCCTACACGACGGATCCGGCGCTGCGCGGCCACCGCGATGGCTACATCCACTGGCTTCAAGAACAGATGGACCAGCACGGCATCGTGCGCAACTACGTGAAGTGGGACTACGAGCTGCGCCGCTCCGAGCAGATCGGTGAAGTCGTCTCCCGCGCCCTACAGATCGCCGCCAGCGACCCGCCCGGCCCGGTTTATCTGACGCTGCCGCGCGAGAACCTGATGCAGACGATGCCCGAGGGCGGCGCCCCGGCGGCCGGCGGCGGCAGACCGGAAACCGCGCCGCCCGTGCGCCTGGGCGCCGGCGACCCCGACGCCCTGCGCGACGTGGCCCGGCGGCTGGTGCAGAGTGAACGGCCGCTGGTGATCGCCGGGCAGAGCGGCCGCACGGAGGCGGGCTTCCGCGGCCTCGTGCGGCTGGCGGAGCTGCTGGCGCTGCCGGTGGTCGAGAACAGGGCCCGCGTCAACTTCCCCTCCGACCATCCGCTGCACCAGGGCTACGACGTCTCGCGGCGGCTGGAGCAGGCCGACCTGGTGCTGGTGCTCGACCAGGACGTGCCCTACATTCCCACGCGCACCGCGCCGGCGCCCGACGCCGCCGTGATCCAGATCGATATCGACCCAATAAAAGAGCGCATCCCGCTCTGGAGCTTCCCGCTCACCAAGGCGATCCGCGCCGACAGCGCCCGCGCCCTCGAGCTACTGGCCGAGTACGCCGAGCCGCTCGTTGACGAAGCGGCCAGGCGCCGCATCGCCGCCCGCCGCGCCGACTGCGAGGCGCACCACCGCGAGCAGCACGCGGAATGGCAGGCGGCGGCGCGGCGGGCCGAGCACGCGGCGCCGATCGCGCCCGCCTGGCTGGCGCACTGCCTGGGCGAGCTTTCACGCGAGACGCCCGACGCCCTCTTCGTCGACGAGACGGTGACCAACAGCGGCGTGCTCTGGCAGCAAACGGCGGCGAACGAACCGGGGCGCTGGTTCGGCAGCGGCGGCTCTGGCCTCGGCTGGGGGCTGGGCGCGGCGCTGGGCGTGCGCCTGGCCAACCCCGAGAAGCCGGTGATCGCGATGGTGGGCGACGGTTCGTTCGTCTTCGGCGAGCCGCTGGCGGCCTTCTGGGCGGCGCAGCAGCAGCGGGCGCCGTTCCTGGCCGTGATCTTCAACAACGCCTGCTACAACGCCACGAAGCGGCCGCTGGTCGCCGCCTATCCCGAGGGTTACTCCGTGGCGCGGGACGAGTTCATCGGCATCGACCTGGCGCCGGCGCCGCGCTACGACCTGCTGGCGCCGGCGGTCGGCGCCCACGGCGAGCGCGTGGAAGAGCCGGCCGAAGTCCTGCCGGCGCTGCGCCGCGGCCTGGAGCGCGTGCGCGCCGGGCAGGCGGCGATCGTGGACGTCCAGCTCGCGCGGCCGTAA
- a CDS encoding (4Fe-4S)-binding protein, whose protein sequence is MADIRVYSTDAIEVHWDASRCIHSARCIAGAPRVFDPRRRPWIVLEGAEADHVADVIQRCPSGALHFRRLDGGAQEQPNEPPVALPVPNGPLYLRGDIRLETIDGTLIAEDTRMALCRCGGSANKPFCDNTHLRIGFKG, encoded by the coding sequence ATGGCGGACATACGGGTTTACAGCACGGACGCGATCGAGGTGCACTGGGATGCGAGCCGCTGTATCCACTCGGCCCGCTGCATCGCCGGGGCGCCGCGGGTGTTCGATCCGCGCCGCCGGCCCTGGATCGTGCTGGAGGGCGCGGAGGCCGATCACGTGGCCGACGTGATCCAGCGCTGCCCCAGCGGCGCCCTGCACTTCCGCCGGCTGGACGGCGGCGCCCAGGAGCAGCCGAACGAGCCGCCCGTCGCCCTGCCCGTGCCGAACGGCCCGCTCTACCTGCGCGGCGACATCCGCCTGGAAACGATCGACGGCACGCTGATCGCCGAGGACACGCGCATGGCGCTCTGCCGCTGCGGCGGCTCCGCCAACAAGCCCTTCTGCGACAACACGCACTTGCGCATAGGGTTCAAGGGGTAG
- a CDS encoding TetR/AcrR family transcriptional regulator, whose protein sequence is MAGERRDRRVLRSRRLLQDALVALVQERGYAAVTVQAVLDRADVGRATFYAHFAGKEALLLSIFEELRQPLERELAGITPETVARFGTGVGLLQPLFAHAAQHRRLYRVLLGSRDGAALLRLLREMLATPLRAHLESAIARHRGRPAVEVELVVTAFVSAVLGVLVWWLEADLPGTPAELDRAIERLLAPGIQRALDLSADGAPRRHADAPG, encoded by the coding sequence GTGGCTGGCGAACGTCGCGACCGGCGCGTGTTGCGCAGCCGCCGGCTGCTGCAGGATGCGCTGGTGGCGCTGGTTCAGGAGCGGGGCTATGCGGCGGTGACCGTGCAGGCGGTGCTGGACCGTGCCGATGTGGGCCGCGCGACCTTCTACGCCCACTTCGCCGGCAAGGAGGCGCTGCTGCTCAGCATCTTCGAGGAGCTGCGGCAGCCGCTTGAGCGCGAGCTGGCCGGCATCACGCCGGAGACGGTGGCGCGCTTCGGCACAGGGGTCGGCTTGCTGCAGCCGCTGTTCGCGCACGCCGCCCAGCACCGGCGGCTGTACCGGGTGTTGCTGGGCTCGCGGGACGGAGCCGCGCTGCTGCGGCTGCTGCGCGAGATGCTCGCCACGCCGCTGCGGGCACACCTGGAGAGCGCGATCGCCCGGCACCGCGGCCGGCCGGCGGTTGAGGTCGAGCTCGTGGTGACGGCGTTTGTCAGTGCTGTGCTGGGCGTGCTGGTTTGGTGGCTGGAGGCGGACCTGCCGGGCACGCCGGCGGAGCTGGACCGGGCGATCGAGCGGCTGCTCGCGCCCGGCATCCAGCGCGCCCTCGACCTGTCCGCCGATGGAGCGCCGCGGCGCCACGCCGACGCCCCCGGCTGA
- a CDS encoding rhodanese-like domain-containing protein yields MAQFLREQGYRAYALRGGFDAWIQAGLPTEPKAVESGRPLPDLCPDCGAPMSSHVGRQRGAGGR; encoded by the coding sequence GTGGCGCAATTCTTGCGCGAGCAGGGCTACCGGGCGTACGCGTTGCGCGGCGGCTTCGACGCCTGGATCCAGGCCGGTCTGCCCACCGAGCCGAAGGCGGTGGAGTCGGGCCGCCCGCTGCCCGATCTCTGCCCGGATTGTGGCGCCCCGATGAGCAGCCACGTCGGACGGCAGCGCGGCGCCGGCGGGCGGTAA
- a CDS encoding cobalamin-independent methionine synthase II family protein, which translates to MLRSETRILTTHAGSLPRPPELVELFVRQSHGETVDPAALEAAVRSATRRVVARQLEAGIDIGNDGEQARESFFTYVRRRMSGFGGEAERPPFKDMQAYPSYRERFLAGAASRQRVSLVRPPKAIGAVAYSDRGPLERECAGFAEALAEQPAPFAEAFMTVPSPGIIAAAMVNEHYPSLEAYLDAVAEALAVEYGRIVAQGWLLQIDAPDLAMERHVYFAERPLADFLAFVERVIAAINRATAGLPRDRMRLHVCWGNYGGPHTFDVPLAEILSLLYRANAGALLLSMANPRHAHEYRCFARQPLPDGMLLIAGAIDTTTNYVEHPEVVAERIERAAQAVGDPRRVLAGTDCGFDTAAGAQMVADDLVWEKLRALRAGADLASRRLFG; encoded by the coding sequence ATGCTGCGCAGCGAGACGCGCATTCTCACCACGCACGCCGGCAGCCTGCCGCGCCCGCCGGAGCTGGTCGAGCTGTTCGTGCGCCAGAGCCACGGCGAGACGGTCGATCCGGCCGCGCTGGAAGCGGCGGTGCGCTCGGCGACGCGGCGCGTGGTGGCAAGGCAGCTTGAGGCGGGCATCGACATCGGCAACGACGGCGAGCAGGCGCGCGAGAGCTTCTTCACCTACGTGCGCCGGCGCATGAGCGGCTTCGGCGGCGAGGCCGAGCGCCCGCCGTTCAAGGACATGCAGGCCTACCCGAGCTACCGCGAGCGCTTCCTCGCCGGCGCCGCCTCGCGCCAGCGGGTCAGCCTGGTCCGTCCGCCGAAGGCGATCGGCGCCGTGGCCTACAGCGATCGCGGGCCGCTGGAGCGCGAGTGCGCCGGCTTTGCCGAGGCGCTGGCGGAACAGCCGGCGCCGTTTGCCGAGGCGTTCATGACGGTGCCCTCGCCCGGCATCATCGCGGCGGCGATGGTGAACGAGCACTATCCCTCGCTGGAGGCCTATCTCGACGCCGTGGCCGAGGCGCTGGCGGTCGAGTACGGCCGCATCGTGGCGCAGGGTTGGCTCTTGCAGATCGACGCGCCGGACCTGGCGATGGAGCGCCACGTCTACTTCGCCGAGCGGCCGCTGGCCGACTTCCTCGCCTTTGTCGAGCGTGTGATCGCCGCGATCAACCGCGCGACGGCCGGCCTGCCGCGCGATCGCATGCGGCTGCACGTCTGCTGGGGCAACTACGGCGGCCCGCACACCTTCGACGTGCCGCTGGCCGAGATCCTGTCGCTGCTCTACCGCGCCAACGCCGGCGCCCTCTTGCTCTCGATGGCGAACCCGCGCCATGCGCACGAGTACCGCTGCTTCGCGCGGCAGCCGCTGCCCGACGGCATGCTGCTGATCGCCGGCGCGATCGACACCACCACCAACTACGTCGAGCATCCCGAGGTCGTGGCCGAGCGCATCGAGCGCGCGGCGCAGGCGGTGGGCGATCCGCGCCGCGTGCTGGCCGGCACGGACTGCGGCTTTGACACGGCCGCCGGCGCGCAGATGGTGGCCGACGACCTGGTCTGGGAGAAGCTGCGCGCGCTGCGCGCCGGCGCCGACCTGGCCTCGCGGCGCCTGTTCGGCTGA
- a CDS encoding MBL fold metallo-hydrolase translates to MEAHATPGGSGLRVRFLGHATLAVSLDGVTLLTDPLLRRRVVHLRHHALEAPTLRHTPDAVLISHIHQDHLDFPSLKRIGRDVPVIVPPGAGRLLRRRGFPHTQELEAGEVTRVGEVEVTATPARHHGWRPPFGPTAQCNGFVVAGSRRVYFAGDTDLFPEMLDLGPIDVALLPVWGWGPTLGAGHLDPRSAAEALALIRPRIAVPIHWGALFPLGLGRWRHHFLTRPPLRFAAYARRRAPDVDVRVLQPGETLFMPADPSP, encoded by the coding sequence TTGGAGGCCCACGCCACACCGGGAGGCAGCGGGCTGCGGGTGCGGTTTCTCGGCCACGCCACGCTGGCGGTGAGCCTCGACGGCGTGACCCTGCTGACCGATCCCCTGCTGCGCCGGCGGGTGGTGCACCTGCGGCATCACGCCCTCGAGGCGCCAACGCTGCGGCACACGCCGGACGCCGTGCTGATCTCGCACATCCACCAGGATCACCTCGACTTCCCCAGCCTCAAGCGGATCGGCAGAGACGTGCCCGTGATCGTGCCGCCGGGCGCCGGGCGGCTGCTGCGGCGGCGTGGATTCCCGCACACGCAGGAGCTGGAGGCAGGGGAAGTCACACGCGTCGGTGAGGTCGAGGTGACCGCCACGCCGGCCCGGCATCACGGCTGGCGCCCGCCGTTCGGGCCGACGGCGCAGTGCAACGGCTTCGTCGTCGCAGGCAGCCGTCGCGTCTACTTCGCCGGCGACACCGATCTCTTTCCCGAGATGCTTGACCTCGGCCCGATCGACGTGGCGCTGCTGCCGGTCTGGGGCTGGGGTCCGACGCTGGGCGCTGGCCATCTCGACCCGCGCAGCGCGGCCGAGGCGCTCGCCCTGATCCGGCCGCGGATCGCCGTGCCGATCCACTGGGGCGCCCTGTTTCCCCTCGGTCTTGGCCGCTGGCGCCACCACTTCCTGACGCGGCCGCCGCTGCGCTTCGCCGCCTACGCGCGGCGCCGCGCCCCCGACGTAGACGTGCGCGTCCTGCAGCCGGGCGAGACGCTGTTCATGCCCGCGGACCCGTCGCCGTGA
- a CDS encoding sulfite oxidase — protein sequence MPAVGDGSGLEPDPRIYAEELELALRNHAMPLEGLRYPVTPTGLHYTLVHYDIPLVDPDAWQLTLDGAVQRPLSLSLAALQRRPARTLRVTLECAGDGRALLSPRPLSQPWFYGAIGTAEWTGTPLRPLLDEAGLGPDVVDVLFTGLDRGIEGGVEQDYQRSLPLAEAQHDDALLAWAMNGQPLEPQHGAPVRLIIPGWYGMAHVKWLRAITALNEPFAGYQNAVAYRYSQSRAEVGEAVALMRVRSLLAPPGIPDFLTRMRIVERGPVQLSGQAWSGRSPITRVEVSTDGGASWAPAGLRSAEHPHAWQAWHFTWDAATPGVYELLCRATDATGAVQPVEQAWTARGMGNNMAQRVRVRVR from the coding sequence CTGCCGGCCGTGGGAGACGGCAGCGGGCTGGAGCCAGACCCGCGGATCTATGCGGAGGAGCTTGAGCTGGCCCTGCGCAACCACGCCATGCCCCTGGAGGGGTTGCGCTACCCGGTGACCCCTACCGGCCTCCACTACACGCTCGTGCACTACGACATCCCCCTGGTCGATCCGGACGCCTGGCAACTGACACTGGACGGCGCCGTGCAGAGGCCGCTCAGTCTCTCGCTGGCGGCGCTGCAGCGCCGCCCCGCACGCACGCTGCGCGTGACGCTGGAATGCGCCGGCGACGGCCGCGCCCTGCTCTCGCCCCGGCCGCTCAGCCAGCCCTGGTTCTACGGCGCCATCGGCACGGCGGAATGGACCGGCACGCCGCTGCGGCCGCTGCTGGACGAAGCCGGACTCGGCCCGGACGTGGTGGATGTGCTGTTCACCGGGCTGGACCGCGGCATCGAGGGCGGTGTCGAGCAGGACTACCAGCGCAGCCTGCCGCTGGCGGAAGCACAGCACGACGACGCGCTGCTGGCCTGGGCGATGAACGGCCAACCGCTGGAGCCGCAGCACGGCGCGCCCGTGCGCCTGATCATCCCCGGCTGGTATGGGATGGCCCACGTCAAGTGGCTGCGGGCGATCACGGCGCTGAACGAACCGTTTGCCGGCTACCAGAACGCCGTGGCCTACCGCTACAGCCAATCGCGCGCGGAAGTTGGTGAGGCGGTCGCCCTGATGCGCGTGCGCTCGCTGCTGGCGCCGCCCGGCATCCCGGACTTCCTGACCCGCATGCGCATCGTGGAGCGCGGGCCGGTCCAGCTCAGCGGCCAGGCGTGGTCGGGACGTTCGCCGATTACGCGGGTGGAGGTGAGCACCGACGGCGGCGCTTCCTGGGCGCCGGCGGGGCTGCGCTCCGCGGAGCACCCGCACGCCTGGCAGGCGTGGCACTTTACCTGGGACGCCGCCACGCCCGGCGTCTACGAGCTGCTCTGCCGGGCCACGGACGCCACCGGCGCCGTGCAGCCGGTGGAGCAGGCGTGGACCGCGCGGGGCATGGGCAACAACATGGCGCAGCGCGTCCGCGTGCGGGTGCGCTGA
- a CDS encoding phage holin family protein yields MIKLLLRALATWAIEAVAFLVLRWLLPGIRVDRWQSGVALVLAVGLLNASVRPLILLLAANLGLLLFALITLALNVLIVYLAAAFVPGFHIDNVVTALLFSFGLTLLNSLFTAMLSINDDDSYYRNVIRRIDRLRAPRGDLRQTGTVIIQIDGLAEPILRQELAAGRLPTLKGWLEAGSHRLVRWDCGVPSMTPGSQAGILHGNNANIPAFRWYEKDLKRLVVANHPKDAVWIDKRQATGHGLLRQNGASNSNIFSGEAERLVMTQAGLVDAEGNLKISPRDFLGYLINPYNLYRTFAGMIGEVVLEYWQAWRQRRKHVEPHMHRGGIYPLLRASSAILLRNIAEYLIVDDMFSGRLVSYSDFLGYDEVAHHSGPSSEDALGELRKLDRVFRSLAVAARRAPRRYQFVLLSDHGQSTGATFRQRHGYTLAELVDRLIAGEDSALMAGGTGEGYAMLSALLNQAASAPGLAGRGTRRMLGGEDGMVDLGPDAEMREAEAHGKTIVCASGNLALLYFSDKPGRLSLEAIEAAYPGLIEGLIQHEDIGFLLVLSQTRGALVLGKHGVRRLDDGTITGTDPLAGFEPSTADSLRRLSTFTNAGDIVINSSLDAESGQVAAFEELIGCHGGAGGLQTRPFLLFPSAWTADDPRIFGAEAMHDFLSRFVAGATPGA; encoded by the coding sequence GTGATCAAGCTGCTGCTCCGTGCCCTGGCGACCTGGGCGATCGAGGCGGTCGCCTTCCTGGTCCTGCGCTGGCTGCTGCCGGGCATTCGCGTGGACCGCTGGCAGAGCGGCGTGGCGCTGGTGTTGGCGGTCGGTTTGCTGAACGCCTCGGTGCGGCCGCTGATCCTGCTCCTCGCCGCCAACCTCGGCCTGCTGCTCTTCGCGCTGATCACGCTGGCGCTGAACGTGCTGATCGTCTACCTCGCGGCGGCGTTCGTGCCCGGGTTTCATATCGACAACGTCGTCACGGCGCTGCTCTTCTCCTTCGGCCTGACACTGCTCAACTCGCTGTTCACGGCGATGCTCAGCATCAACGACGACGACTCGTACTACCGCAACGTGATCCGCCGCATCGATCGCCTGCGGGCGCCGCGGGGGGATCTGCGCCAGACCGGCACGGTCATCATCCAGATCGACGGCCTGGCCGAGCCGATCCTGCGGCAGGAGCTGGCGGCGGGCCGTCTGCCCACGCTCAAGGGTTGGCTGGAGGCGGGCAGTCATCGCCTCGTGCGCTGGGACTGCGGCGTGCCCTCGATGACGCCCGGCAGCCAGGCGGGCATTCTGCACGGCAACAACGCCAACATCCCCGCCTTCCGCTGGTACGAGAAAGATCTGAAGCGGCTCGTCGTGGCAAACCATCCGAAGGACGCCGTCTGGATCGACAAGCGCCAGGCCACCGGCCACGGCCTGCTGCGGCAGAACGGCGCCAGCAACAGCAACATCTTCTCCGGCGAGGCCGAGCGCCTGGTGATGACGCAGGCCGGCCTGGTCGACGCCGAGGGCAACCTGAAAATCAGCCCGCGGGACTTCCTCGGCTACCTGATCAATCCCTACAACCTCTACCGCACGTTCGCGGGCATGATCGGGGAGGTCGTGCTGGAGTACTGGCAGGCGTGGCGGCAGCGGCGCAAGCACGTCGAGCCACACATGCACCGCGGCGGCATCTATCCGCTGCTGCGCGCCTCCAGCGCGATCTTGCTGCGCAACATCGCCGAGTATCTGATCGTCGACGACATGTTCAGCGGCCGGCTGGTGAGCTACAGCGACTTCCTCGGCTACGACGAGGTCGCGCATCACTCCGGCCCGAGCAGCGAGGACGCGCTGGGCGAACTGCGCAAGCTGGACCGCGTCTTCCGCTCACTCGCGGTCGCGGCCCGGCGGGCGCCTCGGCGCTACCAGTTCGTCCTGCTCTCCGACCATGGTCAGAGCACGGGCGCCACCTTCCGCCAGCGGCACGGCTACACGCTGGCCGAACTGGTGGACCGCCTGATTGCAGGCGAAGATTCGGCGCTGATGGCCGGCGGCACCGGCGAAGGCTACGCGATGCTGAGCGCCCTGCTCAACCAGGCCGCCTCGGCGCCGGGGCTGGCGGGCAGGGGCACCCGCCGCATGCTGGGCGGCGAGGACGGGATGGTGGACCTCGGCCCGGACGCCGAAATGCGCGAGGCCGAGGCGCACGGCAAAACGATCGTCTGCGCCTCCGGCAACCTGGCGCTGCTCTACTTCAGCGACAAGCCCGGGCGGCTCAGCCTGGAGGCGATCGAGGCCGCCTACCCCGGCCTGATCGAGGGCCTGATCCAGCACGAGGACATCGGCTTCCTGCTCGTGCTCTCGCAGACGCGCGGCGCCCTGGTGCTCGGCAAGCACGGCGTGCGGCGGCTCGACGACGGCACGATCACGGGCACGGACCCGCTCGCCGGCTTCGAGCCAAGCACGGCGGACAGTCTGCGCCGCCTCTCAACCTTCACGAACGCCGGCGACATCGTCATCAACAGCAGCCTTGACGCGGAGAGCGGCCAGGTAGCCGCCTTCGAGGAGTTGATCGGCTGCCACGGCGGCGCCGGCGGCCTGCAAACGCGGCCGTTCCTGCTCTTCCCGAGCGCGTGGACGGCCGATGACCCGCGCATCTTCGGCGCGGAGGCGATGCACGACTTCCTCAGCCGCTTCGTTGCAGGAGCGACGCCGGGCGCATAG
- a CDS encoding class I SAM-dependent methyltransferase, which translates to MTSTHEPYLKAAGSDRLTRYYDLMARLGMRERRLKNRVIDLAQLAPGQRLLDLGCGTGTLVLMAHRRQPDATVIGVDGDPTILGIARRKARRAGIAVQFDEGMAYALPYADGSFDSVVSTLMFHHLTPDQRQRTLAEVRRVLRPGGRLVIGDLARPHNRLMRLVRRLTLGLQRHGSSLHAHGALPAEHPAAPDAAAPDGDPQGEITLEALLATNGWRRVAPAERQMSLIGTIAIYALARPE; encoded by the coding sequence ATGACGAGTACACACGAGCCCTACCTCAAGGCGGCCGGCTCGGACCGCCTAACACGGTACTACGACCTGATGGCCCGGCTGGGCATGCGCGAGCGCCGGCTCAAGAACCGCGTGATCGACCTGGCTCAGCTTGCGCCCGGGCAGAGGCTGCTGGACCTGGGCTGCGGCACGGGCACGCTGGTGCTGATGGCGCATCGCCGCCAGCCGGACGCGACGGTGATCGGCGTGGACGGCGACCCGACGATCCTGGGCATCGCCCGGCGCAAGGCGCGGCGGGCCGGCATTGCGGTGCAGTTCGACGAGGGCATGGCCTACGCGCTGCCCTACGCGGACGGCTCGTTTGACTCCGTGGTTTCCACGCTCATGTTCCACCACCTGACGCCGGACCAGCGGCAGCGCACGCTGGCGGAGGTGCGGCGCGTGCTGCGCCCGGGCGGCCGGCTGGTGATCGGGGACCTGGCACGGCCGCACAACCGCCTGATGCGCCTGGTTCGGCGGCTGACGTTGGGGTTGCAGCGCCACGGCAGCTCTCTGCACGCACACGGCGCGCTGCCGGCCGAGCACCCGGCGGCGCCGGATGCAGCAGCGCCGGACGGCGACCCACAGGGCGAGATCACGCTGGAAGCGCTGCTCGCGACGAACGGCTGGCGCAGAGTCGCGCCGGCCGAGCGCCAGATGTCGCTGATCGGCACGATCGCGATCTACGCGCTGGCCCGCCCGGAGTAA
- a CDS encoding VOC family protein, whose amino-acid sequence MPYRINHIHLKSSDPRTTAEWYVRAFNFTIADDSVRPAPFGDRFIRCQSEDGGMAVNISGPLTSQALGPGDATPHHGLEHFGFDSTNLEADIERLKGLGAELLDGPVQAGPKMRIAFIKAPVDVRIELIQYL is encoded by the coding sequence ATGCCGTACCGCATCAATCATATCCATCTGAAGTCGTCTGACCCGCGCACCACGGCCGAATGGTACGTGCGTGCCTTTAACTTCACGATCGCGGACGATTCCGTGCGCCCCGCTCCCTTCGGCGATCGCTTCATCCGCTGCCAGAGCGAGGACGGCGGCATGGCCGTCAACATCTCCGGTCCGCTCACCAGCCAGGCGCTCGGCCCCGGCGATGCGACGCCGCACCACGGCCTGGAGCACTTCGGCTTCGATTCCACGAACCTGGAAGCGGACATCGAGCGGCTGAAGGGACTCGGCGCCGAGCTGCTGGACGGCCCGGTGCAGGCCGGGCCGAAGATGCGCATCGCCTTCATCAAGGCGCCCGTCGACGTGCGCATCGAGCTGATCCAGTACCTTTGA
- a CDS encoding CopG family antitoxin → MTKRDRSTPERIPAFASREEEAAFWDTHDVTDYLDELRPVKVHFARNLSEGITIRLDAETLATLREQAHKKGIGPTTLVRMWILERLESSRQGT, encoded by the coding sequence ATGACCAAGCGTGACCGATCAACTCCCGAGCGCATCCCCGCCTTCGCTTCGCGCGAAGAAGAGGCGGCCTTCTGGGATACGCATGACGTGACCGACTACCTGGACGAGCTCAGGCCAGTCAAGGTTCATTTTGCCCGGAACCTTTCCGAAGGCATCACCATCCGTCTCGACGCCGAGACGCTCGCGACTCTGCGCGAGCAGGCGCACAAGAAAGGGATCGGTCCCACGACGCTCGTCCGCATGTGGATTCTCGAGCGGCTGGAGTCCAGCCGGCAGGGCACGTGA